From a region of the Theobroma cacao cultivar B97-61/B2 chromosome 8, Criollo_cocoa_genome_V2, whole genome shotgun sequence genome:
- the LOC18592669 gene encoding uncharacterized protein LOC18592669 — protein sequence MAPQNHFIAFLTIFLSVYLLSPSPSMVAASPALAKKVCNGDSILNRDFCLKTLSNPQAAAAKNLNQLTDVVMKLAASNAQTTLNVITGMTKKPSSPGCLKALKTCEDVYRYAIRSFGMISAELSEDAMSANYDVSVIGPEADRCIKALAAAQVQAPQVSDGNKFLQYYSSMGSQITSFVN from the coding sequence atggctCCTCAGAATCATTTCATTGCATTTTTAACAATCTTCTTGTCCGTCTATCTCCTTTCTCCCTCACCATCAATGGTAGCAGCTTCTCCAGCATTAGCGAAAAAGGTATGCAACGGCGACTCAATCTTGAACCGAGATTTCTGCTTGAAAACTCTTTCCAATCCCCAAGCTGCAGCTGCAAAGAACCTGAACCAGCTTACAGATGTTGTCATGAAATTGGCAGCATCAAATGCTCAAACTACGCTCAATGTGATCACCGGAATGACTAAGAAGCCATCTTCACCAGGATGCCTGAAAGCTCTCAAAACTTGCGAGGATGTCTATAGATATGCCATTAGATCATTTGGAATGATATCTGCGGAGCTGAGTGAAGATGCTATGAGCGCAAACTATGATGTTAGCGTTATTGGCCCTGAAGCTGATAGATGTATCAAGGCATTGGCTGCAGCCCAGGTTCAAGCCCCCCAAGTTTCCGATGGAAATAAATTTTTGCAGTATTATTCTTCTATGGGATCTCAAATAACATCTTTTGTGAACTAA
- the LOC18592670 gene encoding protein S-acyltransferase 8: MEKRVYEVWKGSNKFVLGGRLIFGPDARSLLVTLLLIIVPVIIFCVFVARHLRHAFSPYNAGYAILVVAIVFTIYVLILLFLTSARDPGIIPRNSHPPEEEFRYDSSVSAEIGGRQTPSLQFPRTKEVMVNGISVRVKYCDTCMLYRPPRCSHCSICNNCVERFDHHCPWVGQCIGLRNYRYFFMFVSSATLLCIYVFSMSALYIKVLKDDHRGTVWKAMKESPPSVILMVYCFISLWFVGGLTGFHLYLIGTNQTTYENFRYRADNRINVYNRGCPSNFLEVFCTKIKPSKNNFRALVQAEVSRPTLPSTREAEAEDLGGDPRSKVEDDLEIGEDLLKISQRRNIEEIDEDIRSRGSNGPPHTTLEVDSVLGSDHRAPTIRSDTRHSSWGRSGSWEIAPDVLANSTVTESRSYITPKEARQ, from the exons ATGGAAAAGCGCGTTTACGAAGTTTGGAAAGGAAGTAAT AAGTTTGTACTTGGTGGGAGGCTGATATTTGGGCCAGATGCTAGGTCTCTGCTTGTCACCTTATTGCTGATCATTGTTCCTGTTATTATCTTTTGTGTATTTGTTGCAAGGCATCTTCGGCATGCATTTTCTCCTTATAACGCAGGATATGCAATTCTGGTGGTAGCAATTGTCTTTACCATCTAT GTGTTGATTCTTCTTTTCCTCACATCAGCCCGGGATCCAGGAATCATACCTCGCAATTCACATCCACCAGAGGAGGAGTTCCGCTATGATTCTTCTGTTTCAGCAGAGATTGGGGGAAGGCAAACACCCAGCCTTCAGTTCCCTCGAACCAAGGAAGTTATGGTTAATGGAATTTCTGTGAGGGTGAAGTATTGCGACACCTGCATGCTTTATCGCCCTCCCCGCTGCTCTCACTGTTCCATTTGCAACAACTGTGTGGAGCGTTTTGATCACCATTGCCCTTGGGTGGGGCAATGCATTGGACTA CGCAATTACCGGTACTTCTTTATGTTTGTTTCTTCGGCAACTCTTCTCTGCATCTATGTGTTCTCCATGTCAGCATTGTACATCAAGGTTTTGAAGGATGATCACCGTGGAACAGTTTGGAAAGCAATGAAGGAATCTCCTCCATCTGTCATACTAATGGTATATTGTTTCATTTCGCTTTGGTTTGTAGGCGGGCTCACTGGGTTCCACTTGTACCTCATAGGAACAAACCAG ACTACCTATGAAAATTTTCGATATAGGGCTGACAACAGAATCAATGTTTACAATCGGGGTTGTCCAAGTAATTTTCTTGAAGTATTTTGCACAAAGATAAAGCCCTCAAAGAACAATTTTCGGGCTTTGGTTCAAGCGGAGGTATCAAGGCCTACTTTACCCAGTACTCGGGAAGCAGAAGCAGAAGATCTAGGTGGAGATCCACGATCAAAGGTCGAGGATGATCTAGAGATTGGTGAAGATCTATTGAAGATCTCCCAGCGGCGTAATATTGAGGAAATTGACGAGGACATTCGCAGTAGAGGAAGCAATGGCCCTCCTCATACCACCTTGGAGGTTGATTCTGTTCTGGGTTCTGATCATCGAGCTCCCACAATTCGATCCGACACTAGACATTCAAGTTGGGGAAGAAGTGGTAGCTGGGAAATTGCGCCTGATGTCCTCGCCAATTCCACAGTTACCGAAAGCAGAAGCTATATCACTCCAAAAGAAGCTCGCCAATGA